The Synechocystis sp. PCC 7509 genome includes a window with the following:
- a CDS encoding cytochrome-c peroxidase, protein MPESDLKKASAKIVLKLRVLLRNIVLIPNRFLALIIKASKRLKSSVAIAALVTTAILAGHTVSAQVLPPSQPLGSLKSVSIPEPSNLGEFVKNKTAAIELGKSLFWDMQVGSDGLQSCASCHFHAGADTRAKNQLSPGLLRVNADGSPNPDETFDIGGLNYTLKPGDFPFHKLSNPGDRNSTVLSDTNDIAGSQGIDLTKFNDIVPGSAVDSATVQPDRVFNIDGTNVRQVTERNSPSTINTIFNFRSFWDGRAQNDFNGVNPFGSRDPNAYVLKAPTKQSALEKVKISLNNASAASQAVGPPLSSVEESATGRVFPDIGQKFDRVKVKKLPRETGKKLKYLTPLGKQIVHPDDSVLGKYSQAPKLGLKLKNYETMIQDAFQRQWWDSKQIIQVGTDGNRIFKQPQGALATNEFTLMDYNFSLFMGLAIQLYESTLVSNNAPIDQYFDGNSSALTSQQKQGKELFEGKAKCINCHGGPEFTNASVRNVKNERLERMEMGDGGVAVYDNGFYNIGVRPTLEDLGVGGKDPFGNPLSDSRMAQQGKFTDPNLSPPISATERVAVDGSFKTPGLRNIELTAPYFHNGGQLNLKQVVEFYNRGGDFHEQNIKDLDPDIVNLGLNEDEQNALVAFLQSLTDERVRLEKAPFDHPQLFITNGHPGGTNSVTNDGTGRATVDMLEIPAVGRNGGSKIDTNNFLAKAS, encoded by the coding sequence TTGCCGGAGTCAGATTTAAAAAAAGCAAGTGCTAAAATAGTATTAAAATTGCGTGTGTTGTTACGCAACATTGTACTTATACCAAATAGGTTTTTAGCATTAATTATTAAAGCTTCAAAACGCCTAAAAAGTAGCGTAGCGATCGCAGCTTTAGTAACGACAGCAATTTTGGCTGGACATACAGTATCAGCACAAGTATTACCGCCTTCTCAACCTCTAGGTTCATTAAAAAGCGTATCTATCCCTGAACCTAGCAATTTAGGCGAGTTTGTTAAAAATAAAACTGCCGCAATTGAACTGGGAAAATCTTTATTTTGGGATATGCAGGTGGGAAGCGACGGGTTGCAATCTTGCGCTAGTTGCCACTTTCATGCCGGTGCAGATACGAGGGCTAAAAATCAACTTAGTCCTGGATTATTGCGTGTAAATGCTGATGGTAGTCCCAACCCTGATGAAACTTTTGATATCGGTGGATTAAACTATACCCTCAAACCTGGAGATTTCCCCTTTCATAAATTATCAAATCCAGGCGATCGCAATTCCACAGTTTTATCAGATACTAATGATATTGCTGGCTCTCAAGGTATCGATTTAACTAAGTTTAATGACATAGTTCCTGGTAGTGCGGTAGATAGTGCCACCGTACAGCCAGACCGGGTATTTAACATTGACGGTACAAATGTCCGCCAAGTTACAGAACGTAATTCTCCTAGCACCATCAATACTATATTTAACTTCCGTAGTTTCTGGGATGGACGCGCTCAAAATGACTTTAATGGCGTAAATCCCTTTGGTTCAAGAGATCCCAATGCTTACGTCCTTAAAGCGCCTACAAAGCAGTCAGCGTTAGAAAAGGTCAAAATCAGTCTAAACAATGCTTCGGCGGCTTCCCAGGCGGTAGGGCCACCCCTGAGTTCGGTTGAGGAATCTGCTACTGGTCGTGTTTTTCCTGATATCGGTCAAAAATTTGATAGAGTCAAGGTGAAAAAGCTGCCTAGAGAGACTGGTAAAAAGCTAAAATATCTTACACCCCTAGGAAAACAAATTGTCCACCCAGACGACAGCGTACTAGGTAAGTACAGTCAAGCACCAAAACTAGGCTTGAAGTTGAAAAACTACGAGACGATGATTCAAGATGCTTTTCAACGTCAATGGTGGGATTCTAAGCAAATTATTCAAGTCGGTACAGACGGTAATCGGATTTTCAAGCAACCTCAAGGCGCATTGGCTACTAACGAGTTTACGCTAATGGATTACAATTTCTCATTATTTATGGGATTGGCAATTCAGTTGTATGAATCTACTTTAGTTTCTAATAATGCACCTATTGACCAGTATTTTGATGGTAATAGCAGCGCTTTAACCTCCCAACAAAAGCAAGGAAAAGAGCTTTTTGAAGGTAAAGCTAAGTGTATCAATTGTCACGGTGGCCCGGAGTTTACCAATGCTTCAGTTAGAAACGTAAAAAACGAGCGTTTAGAACGGATGGAAATGGGCGATGGCGGTGTTGCAGTTTACGATAATGGCTTTTATAACATTGGGGTTCGACCTACCTTAGAAGATTTGGGTGTAGGCGGAAAAGATCCTTTTGGTAATCCATTATCCGATTCTCGAATGGCGCAACAAGGTAAGTTTACAGATCCTAATTTGAGTCCCCCAATTAGTGCAACAGAAAGAGTTGCTGTTGATGGCTCTTTTAAAACTCCTGGCTTGCGTAACATTGAACTAACTGCTCCTTATTTCCACAATGGTGGACAGTTAAATCTTAAGCAAGTTGTAGAGTTTTACAACCGAGGTGGAGATTTCCACGAACAAAATATTAAGGATCTCGATCCTGATATTGTAAATCTTGGTTTAAATGAAGATGAACAAAACGCTTTAGTAGCTTTTTTACAATCGTTAACTGACGAGCGCGTTCGTTTGGAAAAAGCACCTTTCGATCACCCACAATTGTTTATTACTAACGGTCATCCCGGCGGTACTAATTCTGTCACTAATGACGGTACGGGTAGAGCTACCGTTGATATGTTAGAAATTCCTGCGGTTGGTCGTAATGGTGGGTCAAAGATAGATACTAACAATTTTCTAGCCAAAGCTTCTTAA
- the selD gene encoding selenide, water dikinase SelD has translation MQTSTPITKDLVLIGGGHSHAIALRMWAMKPLEGVRLTLITESSNTPYSGMLPGHIAGFYTHEECHINLRSLAQFAQAQLYIDTVVGLDLVNKQVLCAHRPPVAFDLLSIDIGSTPASINVPGAREYAIAAKPVAKLLTQWQQIVETVEKPLSLGIVGGGAGGVELALAMQGPLQNQEIHLFHKEVEIMPHYGGGVRRCLQKVLTSKGINLHLQETVTEVQPNKISCKSGLKIECDRIFWVTQASAPSWIKECGLVTDSQGFIQVNDYLQAVSHPNIFAAGDIATMVNYPRPKAGVFAVRQGKPLFNNLQKTLLSQPLQPYKPQKNYLSLIGTGDGKAIASWGNFGTGASRLLWNWKDKIDRQFMARFHKLPSMSEPVEAMRCAGCGSKVGSTVLERVLQRLDRIENTPDIIIGLDAPDDAAVVEVPQGKLMVHTIDYFRALVNDPFIFGQISANHCLSDIFAMGATPQSVLAIASIPYATESKVEETLYQLLSGALKVLNQAQIPLIGGHTTAGLELGFGLSCNGLVSPNQLLKKAGMQPEQLLILTKPLGTGTLFAAAMRCLAKNQWIDSAIESMLLSNQAAATCLMEYGVTACTDITGFGLLGHLIEMVKASNVSVELNLDAIPVLAGARVTLQRGIFSSLHPENLQFSRYIDNIEKVCDLLNYPVLFDPQTSGGLLAAIPKEVANACVAQLQALGYPQAIIIGRIVQHSEDYRVHLNF, from the coding sequence ATGCAGACAAGCACTCCGATTACTAAAGATTTAGTGCTAATTGGTGGCGGTCACAGTCACGCGATCGCGCTGAGAATGTGGGCTATGAAGCCTCTAGAAGGGGTGCGACTAACCCTAATTACTGAGTCATCCAATACACCTTATTCAGGAATGTTACCCGGTCATATTGCCGGATTTTATACCCATGAGGAATGTCATATAAATTTGCGGAGTTTGGCTCAATTTGCCCAAGCGCAACTATATATTGATACCGTTGTCGGGTTAGATTTAGTTAATAAACAAGTTTTGTGCGCCCATCGTCCGCCGGTAGCTTTTGACCTACTATCTATAGATATTGGCAGCACTCCCGCTAGTATAAATGTACCCGGTGCTAGGGAGTATGCGATCGCCGCTAAACCAGTAGCCAAGCTTCTAACTCAATGGCAACAAATAGTTGAAACTGTAGAAAAGCCTCTAAGTTTGGGGATTGTTGGCGGTGGTGCGGGGGGTGTGGAATTAGCTTTAGCCATGCAAGGACCTTTGCAAAACCAAGAAATTCACTTGTTTCATAAAGAGGTGGAAATTATGCCTCATTATGGCGGTGGAGTGCGTCGCTGTTTGCAAAAAGTGTTGACTTCCAAGGGAATTAATTTACATCTGCAAGAAACTGTTACCGAGGTACAGCCAAATAAAATTAGTTGTAAGTCAGGATTAAAAATAGAATGCGATCGCATTTTTTGGGTAACTCAAGCCTCTGCACCTAGTTGGATTAAAGAGTGCGGACTTGTTACTGATTCCCAAGGATTTATACAAGTAAACGATTATTTACAAGCTGTTTCTCATCCAAATATCTTTGCGGCGGGAGATATTGCCACAATGGTTAATTATCCGCGTCCCAAAGCTGGGGTATTTGCGGTTAGACAGGGAAAACCCTTGTTTAATAACTTACAAAAAACTTTATTATCGCAGCCTTTACAGCCCTATAAGCCGCAAAAAAACTATTTAAGTTTAATTGGTACAGGAGACGGAAAAGCGATCGCCTCTTGGGGTAATTTCGGTACTGGTGCATCGCGTTTGCTGTGGAATTGGAAAGACAAAATTGATCGTCAGTTTATGGCGCGTTTTCACAAATTACCATCAATGTCTGAACCTGTAGAAGCTATGCGTTGTGCTGGTTGTGGCTCAAAAGTTGGAAGTACAGTTTTAGAGCGCGTATTGCAACGCTTAGACAGAATTGAAAACACCCCGGATATTATTATTGGTTTGGATGCGCCAGACGATGCGGCGGTAGTAGAAGTACCACAAGGTAAATTAATGGTACATACTATTGACTATTTTCGTGCCTTAGTAAATGACCCGTTTATTTTTGGACAAATCAGCGCCAATCATTGTTTGAGCGATATTTTTGCTATGGGTGCAACTCCTCAAAGTGTACTTGCGATCGCATCTATTCCCTACGCGACTGAATCCAAAGTTGAAGAAACTCTTTATCAACTATTATCTGGCGCTCTCAAAGTTTTAAATCAAGCACAAATTCCTTTAATTGGCGGACACACTACCGCAGGATTGGAATTAGGTTTTGGTTTATCTTGTAATGGCTTAGTTAGTCCCAATCAACTACTCAAAAAAGCCGGGATGCAACCAGAGCAATTATTAATATTAACTAAACCTCTAGGTACGGGAACATTGTTTGCCGCAGCTATGCGCTGTTTAGCTAAAAATCAGTGGATTGATAGCGCAATTGAATCAATGCTGTTATCTAATCAAGCGGCAGCTACTTGTTTAATGGAATATGGAGTTACAGCCTGTACAGATATTACAGGTTTTGGACTTCTTGGACACTTAATAGAAATGGTGAAAGCTTCTAACGTTAGTGTGGAATTAAACCTTGACGCTATACCAGTATTAGCAGGAGCAAGAGTTACCTTACAAAGAGGAATATTTAGTTCTTTGCATCCTGAGAACCTCCAATTTTCACGTTATATCGACAATATAGAAAAAGTTTGCGACTTATTAAATTATCCAGTCCTATTTGATCCGCAAACATCGGGCGGCTTATTAGCAGCAATTCCTAAAGAAGTTGCCAATGCTTGCGTTGCTCAATTACAAGCTTTAGGATATCCGCAAGCTATAATTATCGGTCGTATTGTCCAGCATTCAGAAGATTATCGGGTACATCTCAATTTCTAA
- a CDS encoding alpha-mannosidase — translation MYYLTPEFTNLLSETIARLRSLSQLDILPQWQIYQADISITEVLGDLAPTNCDRWRQEKLNEKGHIPWVRGQKVLWLVQKIVVPETLQNYPLTGLSLRLSLLWWAEEAQIFVDGKLVQEGDLFDCSTRILLSSEVTPKQEIIVALRLVSPSHDNGALVKSQLIYQSNNEEIPEPSFVADELAIVQQYLTTIGSNSPLQIDVTLDWSALPDKAKFEQSLLQLRSKYVESFSYQIKQRQIYLVGHAHLDLAWLWAISETWEVAARTFTSVLQLQTEYPQLTFCHSTPAIYSYIEQHCPDLFAAIQKQVTAGSWEVVGGLWVEPELNLIDGESIVRQLLYGQRYVLEKFGKISTVAWLPDTFGFCATLPQIFASGGIKYFVTQKLLWNDTTKFPHAAFWWRSPDGTELFSLMSAPIGEGIDPVKMATFSYNYEKQTNLRSSMWLPGVGDHGGGPTRDMLELAKRWDSSPLFPTPKFTTTEEYLQDIQATPDDFPVWDDELYLEFHRGCYTTHADQKRFNRRCEGLLYQAELFASLATISANTTYPKAEIEAAWKKTLINQFHDILPGSSIHQVYVDANADWQEVEQITTELIEKSLKAIASLITLPSPPQPNSIPVIVFNPLNWVSSQIVTISLPNPGRKWHVYNHCGDKLLTQLTSETTLVFLAKKVESVGYSLFWLSSETAETTANTSKNRDSVPTGNSISQNSILNLPENCLLSQINSLETKDWVLENNLFRVIVDSNSGDLASILDKINNKEILNKSGGNQLQAYKDNGQYWDAWNIDPNYKQYPLESSQLKSIEWLEKGAIQTRLRVVRQLGKSEFCCDYILQKDSPILKIATTVDFQDREVLVKAAFPFSFETDSATYEIPFGTISRLTKPTTPAQKAKWEVPALRWADLSNDNYGVSLLNDCKYGYDSEPNQLRLTLLRSASWPDPEADKGHHEFTYAIYPHSGTWQAAQTVQHGYELNIPFQVIQLPATSEAKTGTLPKAGSFLNLSADNLVITAFKQSEDNPKEWILRCYECYGLVAEKVTLQSVLGLEVAQQVDILEFPTQTSLDIKPWKIANFVIEADKCDRIS, via the coding sequence ATGTACTATTTAACTCCTGAATTTACTAACTTATTATCTGAGACGATCGCCCGTTTGCGATCGCTAAGTCAATTAGACATTCTCCCCCAATGGCAAATATACCAAGCCGATATTTCCATTACTGAAGTTTTAGGAGATTTAGCACCCACTAATTGCGATCGCTGGCGGCAAGAAAAGTTAAACGAAAAAGGTCATATTCCTTGGGTTAGAGGACAAAAAGTATTGTGGTTAGTCCAAAAAATAGTCGTTCCCGAAACTCTGCAAAACTATCCATTAACAGGTTTATCTTTAAGACTTTCTCTACTTTGGTGGGCGGAAGAAGCTCAAATTTTTGTTGACGGTAAGCTCGTTCAAGAAGGAGATTTATTTGATTGTTCGACAAGAATTTTACTTAGTTCAGAAGTTACACCAAAACAAGAAATAATTGTTGCTTTGCGCCTAGTAAGTCCCAGTCACGACAACGGCGCATTAGTAAAAAGTCAACTTATTTATCAATCAAATAATGAGGAAATCCCCGAACCTAGTTTTGTTGCAGATGAGTTAGCAATTGTGCAGCAATATTTAACAACCATTGGCAGCAATTCACCTTTGCAAATTGATGTAACTCTTGATTGGTCGGCCTTGCCAGATAAAGCTAAGTTTGAGCAGAGTCTTTTACAACTACGCTCTAAATATGTAGAAAGTTTTAGCTATCAAATCAAACAGCGACAGATTTATTTAGTTGGACACGCTCATTTAGATTTAGCTTGGCTGTGGGCAATTAGCGAAACCTGGGAAGTTGCAGCGCGGACTTTTACATCAGTTTTACAATTGCAAACAGAATATCCTCAATTAACTTTTTGTCACTCCACCCCAGCAATTTATAGCTATATAGAACAACATTGTCCAGACTTATTTGCAGCTATTCAAAAACAAGTAACTGCTGGAAGTTGGGAAGTTGTCGGCGGCTTGTGGGTAGAGCCAGAACTTAATCTAATTGATGGCGAATCTATAGTACGTCAATTACTCTATGGACAGCGTTATGTTTTAGAAAAATTCGGCAAAATTTCTACTGTTGCTTGGCTGCCAGATACTTTTGGTTTTTGTGCAACCTTACCTCAAATTTTTGCTAGTGGTGGGATTAAATACTTTGTTACCCAAAAATTGCTATGGAACGATACAACCAAATTTCCTCATGCTGCATTTTGGTGGCGATCGCCTGATGGTACAGAATTATTTAGTCTCATGTCTGCGCCCATTGGTGAAGGTATAGATCCCGTCAAGATGGCAACTTTTAGTTACAACTATGAAAAGCAAACTAATTTGCGATCGTCTATGTGGTTGCCAGGAGTTGGCGATCATGGTGGTGGCCCTACCCGCGATATGTTGGAATTAGCCAAACGCTGGGATTCGTCGCCTTTATTCCCGACTCCAAAATTCACCACTACAGAGGAATATTTACAAGACATCCAAGCAACTCCTGATGATTTTCCCGTCTGGGACGACGAACTATATCTAGAATTTCATCGCGGTTGCTACACCACCCACGCCGACCAAAAGCGTTTTAATCGCCGATGTGAAGGTTTGCTATACCAAGCAGAATTATTTGCTTCCCTAGCCACTATCAGCGCTAATACGACCTATCCCAAAGCGGAGATAGAGGCAGCATGGAAAAAGACACTTATCAACCAATTCCATGATATTCTTCCCGGTTCGTCTATTCACCAAGTGTATGTAGATGCAAACGCAGATTGGCAGGAAGTAGAACAAATTACTACAGAGTTGATAGAGAAATCTTTGAAGGCGATCGCATCTCTAATTACTCTGCCTTCTCCACCCCAACCGAACAGTATCCCAGTTATTGTCTTCAACCCTCTCAACTGGGTTTCTTCCCAAATAGTCACAATTTCTTTACCCAATCCAGGGCGCAAATGGCACGTATACAACCATTGTGGCGATAAACTCCTTACCCAGCTTACCAGCGAAACAACTTTAGTATTTTTAGCAAAAAAAGTAGAGAGCGTAGGCTATTCTTTGTTTTGGCTAAGTTCTGAAACGGCTGAAACTACTGCAAATACGTCCAAAAATCGGGATTCAGTACCTACAGGCAATAGTATAAGCCAGAATAGCATTTTAAATTTACCAGAAAACTGCCTCCTTAGTCAAATTAATAGTTTAGAGACAAAAGATTGGGTTTTAGAGAATAATTTATTCCGGGTAATTGTCGATAGTAATAGTGGTGATTTAGCCAGTATTTTAGACAAAATTAACAATAAAGAAATCCTCAACAAAAGCGGAGGAAATCAACTACAAGCTTATAAAGATAATGGTCAATATTGGGATGCTTGGAATATAGACCCAAACTATAAACAATATCCTTTAGAATCATCGCAATTAAAATCTATTGAATGGCTGGAAAAAGGAGCAATTCAAACCCGTTTACGAGTAGTAAGACAATTAGGAAAATCGGAGTTTTGCTGCGATTACATCCTACAGAAAGATTCACCCATCCTAAAAATAGCTACCACCGTAGACTTTCAAGACAGGGAAGTATTAGTAAAAGCTGCTTTTCCCTTCAGTTTTGAAACCGATAGCGCTACCTACGAAATTCCTTTTGGGACTATTTCTAGACTAACTAAACCTACAACACCCGCGCAAAAAGCTAAGTGGGAAGTCCCGGCTTTACGTTGGGCAGATTTAAGCAATGATAACTACGGTGTAAGTTTGCTCAATGATTGCAAATATGGCTACGATAGCGAACCAAACCAACTACGCCTCACTTTGCTTAGAAGTGCTAGTTGGCCAGATCCTGAAGCTGATAAAGGACATCACGAATTTACTTATGCTATTTATCCTCACTCTGGAACTTGGCAAGCCGCCCAGACTGTCCAGCATGGCTACGAATTAAATATACCTTTCCAAGTAATTCAACTACCCGCAACTTCTGAAGCTAAAACAGGTACTCTACCAAAAGCTGGGAGTTTTCTAAATCTATCCGCCGACAATCTAGTAATAACTGCCTTTAAACAATCGGAGGACAACCCCAAAGAGTGGATTTTGCGCTGCTACGAGTGTTATGGATTAGTCGCCGAAAAGGTAACTTTGCAAAGTGTTTTGGGATTAGAAGTAGCTCAACAAGTAGATATTTTAGAGTTTCCGACTCAAACAAGCCTTGATATTAAGCCTTGGAAAATAGCTAATTTTGTAATTGAAGCGGATAAGTGCGATCGCATTAGTTAA
- a CDS encoding efflux RND transporter periplasmic adaptor subunit, producing the protein MAETVNVAENQKTVPEMEQVEEFNKNKEVETDLILVKKPRQRKRGWLVPMLLGTGIGIGLAGLGMTVMNRPNTTKPAVTPPSTNLAPTMTVTIAPAQLIPVARSLNVTGTVNARDLIPVLPQATGLQIKQILADEGDSVKQGQTLAVLDNSVLQTQIAQAKAEVESNRAVVSQRVAALAQARATLAEANSNLARYRGLADAGAISRQELETRSTTATTAREAISVAQANIASAEADVRISIARVQQQQTQLNQTIVRAPASGIIAEQTAQVGDVANSTQKIFSIIQNGSLELQAKVPATNLNQVKINAPTVITSDSDSRVRLQGNVREIAPLVDPQSREATVRIDIPANSLLRPGMFASSAITIANVPGIAIPAKAVLPQTDSSAIAFILTDGDIVRSQKIEVGEVIGNGNVEIIKGLKVGDRVVVAGAGYLKDGDKVQVVVGK; encoded by the coding sequence GTGGCTGAAACTGTAAATGTCGCTGAAAATCAAAAAACTGTTCCAGAAATGGAGCAAGTAGAGGAATTTAACAAAAATAAAGAGGTAGAAACCGATTTAATTCTCGTCAAAAAACCACGACAACGCAAGCGAGGGTGGCTAGTACCAATGCTGCTAGGTACGGGAATAGGAATTGGTTTAGCGGGTTTAGGCATGACGGTTATGAATCGTCCCAATACAACCAAACCTGCGGTAACGCCGCCTAGTACAAATTTAGCGCCCACGATGACGGTGACTATAGCCCCCGCCCAACTTATCCCCGTCGCCCGGAGTCTTAACGTTACAGGTACAGTTAACGCGCGGGATTTGATCCCAGTTTTGCCCCAAGCCACAGGCTTACAAATTAAACAGATTTTGGCAGATGAAGGTGACTCCGTAAAACAAGGACAAACTCTAGCGGTTTTAGATAATTCTGTACTGCAAACCCAAATCGCTCAAGCAAAAGCCGAAGTAGAATCAAATCGAGCCGTAGTTAGCCAAAGAGTTGCGGCTCTTGCTCAAGCCCGTGCTACTTTAGCGGAAGCTAATAGTAACTTGGCTCGTTACCGAGGACTAGCGGACGCGGGAGCAATTAGCCGTCAAGAATTAGAAACTCGTTCTACCACCGCTACAACCGCCAGAGAAGCTATTAGCGTCGCCCAGGCAAATATTGCCAGCGCCGAAGCCGATGTACGTATTAGTATCGCCCGTGTCCAGCAGCAACAAACGCAACTAAATCAAACTATAGTCCGCGCTCCTGCCAGTGGCATAATTGCCGAACAAACTGCCCAAGTTGGCGATGTAGCTAATAGTACGCAAAAAATATTTTCAATTATTCAAAATGGCTCTTTGGAATTGCAGGCAAAAGTACCCGCAACTAACTTAAATCAAGTAAAAATAAACGCTCCTACAGTAATTACTAGCGACTCCGATTCCCGCGTACGCTTGCAAGGTAATGTGAGGGAAATAGCGCCCTTAGTAGATCCCCAAAGCCGCGAAGCTACAGTCAGAATTGATATCCCTGCAAATTCTTTATTGCGTCCGGGAATGTTTGCAAGTTCAGCAATTACGATCGCCAATGTCCCCGGAATAGCTATACCTGCTAAAGCCGTTTTACCTCAAACTGACAGTAGCGCGATCGCATTTATCTTAACTGACGGTGATATAGTCCGCAGTCAAAAAATAGAAGTAGGGGAAGTTATTGGCAACGGGAATGTAGAAATTATTAAAGGTTTGAAAGTAGGCGATCGCGTTGTAGTAGCGGGGGCTGGTTATCTTAAAGATGGCGACAAAGTACAAGTAGTAGTAGGTAAATAA